A region from the Aegilops tauschii subsp. strangulata cultivar AL8/78 chromosome 5, Aet v6.0, whole genome shotgun sequence genome encodes:
- the LOC109735179 gene encoding uncharacterized protein gives MDRAEMKGRTSYGVYTAHILNNTIHRDGSIYKRHSGFLGLWPLTRRDETQLEPMMSSQPMNCSPNREKCDIHYATHMMQIFSLKLAKTSTDVGLVQLYGYIAVRDYHDSLLNYVVNRSRDDPIIVEQGSVIGMTGPKRYIATLAPVLVEFDMRIKKGEQEEDDLQLIDGAIEYDNLCTSEYPFTDRINGDCGTVDITLALVRWAFEATIDVTVSKVQSRFDLSLSSFVFIMDGLHEIQLFRGNIGESCGLRRHVIAVKEDTWMHLKFKVGQGSCKNDGDLDCHCSFKAKKHGYNCQQIMLERKKTWV, from the exons ATGGATAGAGCAGAGATGAAGGGGCGAACCTCTTATGGTGTATATACAGCCCACATCCTTAACAACACCATCCATCGGGACGGTTCTATATACAAGAGACACTCTGGTTTTCTAGGTTTA TGGCCACTTACCCGACGTGATGAGA CACAACTCGAGCCAATGATGTCCTCGCAGCCCATGAATTGCTCCCCGAATCGGGAAAAATGTGATATACATTATGCAACTCATATGATGCAGATTTTCTCATTAAAATTGGCTAAAACTAGTACCGACGTCGGCTTGGTACAGCTATATGGATATATAGCAGTGCGGGATTATCATGATTCGTTGCTTAATTATGTTGTCAATCGTAGCagagatgatcccatcattgtTGAACAG G GTTCTGTTATTGGGATGACTGGCCCTAAGCGATACATCGCAACGCTAGCCCCTGTTCTAGTTGAGTTTGATATGAGGATCAAGAAAGGAGAGCAAGAAGAGGATGATCTACAACTAATTGATGGTGCAATAGAGTACGACAATCTATGCACATCTGAATACCCATTCACAGATCGTATTAATGGCGATTGTGGCACGGTTGACATCACTTTAGCCCTCGTTCGTTGGGCATTTGAGGCCACAATAGATGTTACCGTATCAAAAGTGCAGAGTAGATTCGATTTATCTCTCAGTTCGTTTGTTTTTATTATGGATGGGTTACATGAGATTCAACTCTTTCGTGGCAATATTGGTGAGTCGTGTGGCTTAAGAAGACATGTGATCGCTGTAAAGGAGGATACTTGGATGCATTTGAAGTTCAAGGTAGGTCAGGGAAGTTGTAAAAATGATGGTGATCTTGATTGCCATTGTTCCTTCAAAGCAAAAAAACATGGGTATAATTGTCAACAAATCATGCTTGAGCGCAAAAAAACATGGGTATAA